One window of the Silurus meridionalis isolate SWU-2019-XX chromosome 24, ASM1480568v1, whole genome shotgun sequence genome contains the following:
- the LOC124378547 gene encoding NACHT, LRR and PYD domains-containing protein 12-like has protein sequence MMQWLCVFSLIQGKRSDSPEPSCVSMKSEQSMDEPIFFKDTDCTTDLRLQKKKSNMTEKRHLDTILKDLEHKLITLLQNELKRYKKLLNPDYPACTKREVEDEEDQSSVREKVLKITLHFLKRMKHTDLANTLQNKLVSVHQRKLKSKLREKCKRITEGSSQHGIYPDLITESRSGDVNNKHEVRQIETVSRRPATQETPIKCNDLFQDKSIRSVLTRGVAGIGKSVTVQKFILDWAEGKANQDITYMFLLSFKELNMMNQKPFSLMDLLHHFFHEIKELRLIDCERNKVVLIFDGLDDCRLPLDFQNNERLCDMTESASVDVLLTNLIKGNLLPSALLWITSRPGAANQIPPECVDQVTEVRGFSDPQKEEYFRKRISDQSLANKIITHIKSLRSLYIMCHIPFFCWISATVLERMLGEAESGEIPKTLTQMFTHFLIFQIKHKDQKYYQKYDHDPQQTRESILALGKLAFQQLEKGNLIFYEKDLRESGIDVREASVYSGVCTQIFREEFGLYLGKVFSFVHLSVQEFLAALYTFHLFINKKSKKRLSDLFTKSNMFDSPKSAVKKALQSENGHLDLFLRFLMGLSLESNQTLLRDLLPQTGSSSYSKQEIVEYIKKKIRENPSPEKSINLFHCLIELNDYSLVQEVQCYLNSSNFRCLWGVRLTSAQWSALVFVLLNSEDNLDEFDLSKYDKSDECLLRLLPVFKASRKAVLHQCNLTEESCRILSSVLNSNSSSLRELDLSKNTLHDSGVKLLSAGLENPHCTLEILRLCYCNLTEESCRILSSVLNSNSSSLRELDLSENTLHDSGVKLLSAGLENPHCTLEILRLHQCNLTEESCRILSSVLSSNSSSLRELDLSKNTLHDSGVKLLSAGLENPHCTLEILRLHQCNLTEESCRILSSVLSSNSSSLRELDLSKNTLHDSGVKLLSAGLENPHCTLEILRLHQCNLTEESCRILSSVLNSNSSSLRELDLSKNTLHDSGVKLLSAGLENPHCTLEILRLHQCNLTEESCRILSSVLNSNSSSLRELDLSKNTLHDSGVKLLSAGLENPHCTLEILRLECCRITGEGFAALVSALRSNASSHLRELKLRLNEPIESGEKMLSDLLEDPHCKLETLQI, from the exons GATCTGGAGCACAAACTCATCACTCTGCTACAGAATGAACTAAAGAGATATAAGAAGCTCCTGAATCCAGATTACCCAGCATGCACTAAAAGGGaggtggaggatgaggaggatcaGAGCAGTGTCAGAGAGAAAGTGCTGAAGATCACACTGCACTTCCTGAAGCGCATGAAGCACACAGATCTCGCTAACACATTGCAAAACA AACTCGTCTCTGTGCACCAGCgaaaactcaaatccaaactgagagagaaatgtaaaagaattacTGAAGGAAGCTCACAGCATGGAATCTACCCAGACCTCATCACAGAGAGTAGAAGTGGAGACGTCAATAATAAACATGAGGTGAGACAGATTGAGACAGTGTCCAGGAGACCAGCAACACAGGAGACACCCATCAAATGTAATGATCTCTTTCAAGACAAGTCCATCAGAAGTGTGCTGACTAGAGGAGTTGCTGGAATTGGAAAATCAGTCACTGTGCAGAAGTTcattctggactgggctgaaggaaaAGCAAATCAGGACATCACATACATGTTTCTACTTTCCTTTAAAGAGCTGAATATGATGAACCAGAAACCTTTTAGTTTGATGGATCTTCTTCACCACTTTTTCcatgaaataaaagaattacgattaatagactgtgagagaaataaagtggtGTTGATCTTTGATGGTCTGGATGACTGTCGACTTCCTCTAGATTTCCAGAACAATGAGAGATTGTGTGATATGACAGAATCAGCCTCAGTGGATGTGCTGCTGACGAACCTCATCAAGGGGAatctgcttccctctgctctccTCTGGATCACCTCTCGACCAggagcagccaatcagatcccTCCTGAGTGTGTGGACCAGGTaacagaggtacgagggttcagTGATCCTCAGAAAGAggagtatttcaggaagaggatcagtgatcagagcCTGGCCaataaaatcatcacacacataaaGTCTttaagaagcctctacatcatgtgccacatcccattcttctgctggatctcagccactgttctagagagaatgttgggtgaagcagagagtggagagattCCCAAGACTCTCACTCAAATGTTCACACACTTCCTGATCTTTCAGATCAAACACAAGGACCAAAAGTATTATCAGAAATATGACCATGATCCTCAGCAAACCAGAGAGAGTATCCTTGCACTGGGAAAACTGGCTTTCCAACAGCTGGAAAAAggaaacctgatcttctatgagaaagacctgagagagtcTGGCATTGATGTCAGAGAAGCATCAGTGTACTCAGGTGTGTGTACTCAaatcttcagagaggagtttgggcttTACCTGGGGAAGGTGTTTAGCTTTGTACATCTGAGTGTTCAGGAGTTTCTGGCTGCTTTATACACATTTCACTTATTTATCaacaaaaagagtaaaaaacGTCTTTCAGATCTTtttaccaaatcaaacatgtttgATTCCCCGAAGAGTGCAGTGAAAAAAGCCTTGCAGAGTGAGAATGGACACCTGGACCTGTTCCTCCGCTTCCTTATGGGTCTCTCACTGGAGTCCAATCAGACTCTCTTACGAGACCTTCTGCcccagacaggaagtagctctTACAGCAAACAGGAAATAGTCGagtacatcaagaagaagatcagaGAAAATCCATCTccagagaaatccatcaatctgttccactgtctgatTGAACTAAATGATTATTCTTTAGTACAGGAAGTACAATGTTACCTGAACAGCAGTAATTTCAGGTGTCTCTGGGGAGTCAGACTCACTTCTGctcagtggtctgctctggtgtttgtgttgctgAACTCAGAAGATAATCTGGATGAGTTTGATTTGAGTAAATATGACAAATCAGATGAATGTCTTCTGAGGCTCCTGCCAGTGTTCAAAGCATCCAGAAAAGCTGT GTTGCATCAGTGTAATCTCACAGAGGAAAGCTGTAgaattctgtcctcagttctcaattcaaactcctccagtctgagagaactggacctgAGTAAGAATACCCTGCAtgattcaggagtgaagctgctctctgctggactggagaatccacactgtacactggagatactgag ATTGTGTTACTGTAATCTCACAGAGGAAAGCTGTAgaattctgtcctcagttctcaattcaaactcctccagtctgagagaactggacctgAGTGAAAATACCCTGCAtgattcaggagtgaagctgctctctgctggactggagaatccacactgtacactggagatactgag GTTGCATCAGTGTAATCTCACAGAGGAAAGCTGTAgaattctgtcctcagttctcagttcaaactcctccagtctgagagaactggacctgAGTAAGAATACCCTGCAtgattcaggagtgaagctgctctctgctggactggagaatccacactgtacactggagatactgag GTTGCATCAGTGTAATCTCACAGAGGAAAGCTGTAgaattctgtcctcagttctcagttcaaactcctccagtctgagagaactggacctgAGTAAGAATACCCTGCAtgattcaggagtgaagctgctctctgctggactggagaatccacactgtacactggagatactgag GTTGCATCAGTGTAATCTCACAGAGGAAAGTTGTAgaattctgtcctcagttctcaattcaaactcctccagtctgagagaactggacctgAGTAAGAATACCCTGCAtgattcaggagtgaagctgctctctgctggactggagaatccacactgtacactggagatactgag GTTGCATCAGTGTAATCTCACAGAGGAAAGCTGTAgaattctgtcctcagttctcaattcaaactcctccagtctgagagaactggacctgAGTAAGAATACCCTGCAtgattcaggagtgaagctgctctctgctggactggagaatccacactgtacactggagatactgag GCTGGAATGCTGCAGGATTACAGGTGAAGGTTTTGCTGCTCTGGTTTCAGCTCTGAGGTCAAACGCctcctcacacctgagagaactgaagCTGAGACTTAATGAACCAATAGAATCAGGAGAGAAGATGCTCTCTGATCTACTGGAGGATccacactgtaaactggagacactACA GATCTGA